The genomic stretch ATATAGCCACACACTCGAATTCTAGTCATAAAGGAACTGCTGCTTAACTATTGAAGGTGGTATTGCTAAGCACTGGTAAGTTTAATGTTCTCTTGATAACAAACATACACCATAGCAAAGATCAtagcaaagaacaaaaatactgtTGGAAAATACTGATGTTTTCATCATTCCTGAGATATTTGATGTTTGAGGGTTGGCGATGAGGCAAGAAAGGATGCCCATAACATAACCTGATACAAAATACTGGCTTTGTATTCATACCAAGTCTTTCCTTCAATGCTTGCTCTGCTTCTTGCACTCTTCCCTCAGCCTGCCAAAAACTGGTCACTTGAGCTACTGAGCTCAGTGTTCCCATGTGACCCAGGCCAGTGCTTTTGCAGATTATCCTGGATGTTGAAATGTTTGGgatacaaaaatcaaaacagttcTCAGTtctgaaggaataaaaagacATAGAAGGGTTTTCACAGAAATCTCTCCTAAGGAGGAATCTTCCACTGAGCCAATCTGTTTCAACACCCCTTTTTGGAGCCCATTctgaactggatgagctttaagctcccttccaacccaaacctgtctgtgattctatgacccttCTGCCTAAACCAGAGCAGGCACTGAAGTGTCACACTCAAACAGCACCGCTTGCCTATGTTTTGAGTCTAAAAGTCTGATcctatataaaattatatagtTCTATTCACTCGCAAAACATAGATGAAATTATCTGTGACAAGCCAACACAAGGATATTGAATGACAAGCTCAAGGCTTTCTGAACAGATTTGTTCTAATATCACAGTAACTGGAAAGACAGAGTCGGGCAGTGTCACTTGTATCTTAACAGCTTTGTGAGGACTCCACAGAGCTCATCTACTACTCATCCTATAGAAGGTAGTCCAAATAATATTCCTTTTCCTGCCACATTCACAAACTCTGCTTGTTATAAACAAGCTACAAGTGCAGTGTATAAGGTACCTGAACTGGATGTGTAATTTGGATCTAAACTTAAATTTCAACAGGGTTTTTACTGGCTttcacagctgcaaagcagaACAGCCATCTAAGGATGAAAACATTTCTACCTGCACATACAGGGCTGAGCTATGTAATGTATTCATGCCTGTATGCATGTAAATGCAAGGACTGTTTTCCAAGCATATCAGGAAAAGTGCCCAAAAGAGACATGAAAATCTTGGATCATGACCCCTGACCCAGGAGAGAGCTGCTCCAAAGGCCAGACCAACCCAACTGGTCTAAAACTTTAAATCAAccttattttcttgtttaaaaaagatAGCGACTACcttaaaagcagaagcattGTTCAAGTGTAAAAAACAATGATATCCATAACTGTGCACTGGAAGAGTAATGCACAGAGTGAAGTGCTGTATGCTCAATGCCACACACGTGTCCACACAGGTCCATGCTTCGAGTGAGGGTACAGATATCCAGCTGCGCAGGTTCCCAGGTCTAGCTTCAGAACTCaactgaaaagcagcactgctgatCTTCTCTCTTGCCACTTCTAGAAGCTCAGGATATGATTGAAGTGTCCCTGAAATGACAAAGTTTCACGTCGCTAAAAGTTATCTCATCAAAACCTGaagcctcttcctcctcagcgTATGAAGGAACTGACACTTCTACTAACAACATCACAAATGTTCTCTTTTTATCCCTGGAGGACCAGTGGACAACTAGAAAGTCTGGATAATAAAGGGACTGTGTAGTGTAATCTGTGTCAGGAGCCACAGGAATGGTGTTACTTGGAATGAAGATATTTATACTCAGGATTTTTCCCAATAAAGTGGTCACTGATACAGAAGAATTTTACAAACTCTGTAATGTTGTCACTGTAGTTCTGAAATACAACAAAACCTGTCCTAATGTGCCAGTTTGGGGGTTAATcccaaaatgttcttttcttttgggggttttattattcaggcagccacaacttctctgggcatgctgtgccagcgcctcagcaccctcacagggaagagcttctgcctaagagctcatctcaatctcccctctggcaggttaaagacattcccccttgtcctgtccctacaggcccttgccaaaagcccctctccagctttcttgtaggtccccttgTTCACTATTACTAGCCATTATCTCTTCAGTGTTTTGGCATCCTATCCAGGGCTAAAAAGAGTAAAAGGAGTCATCACTGACAGATGACTCTGAGCTGGCTAAACTCAGTCATCTGTCAGTGGGAGGTtctagagctgctgctgcaccattACACCAGAGTGCACAGTGCCAAGGGGTGATgagttcaaactaaaacaggggcagttcaggttagatataaggaagaagttctttactgtgagggtagttaggcactggcacaaggtgcccaaagaactggtaaatcatagaatcacagaatagctagggttggaaaggaccttaagatcatctagttccaacccccctgccatgggcaacgcaaatgctccatccctggcagtgttcaaaggcgggtctggtgtgaggcatccctgcccatggcaatgggttagaactagatgagcttaaggttctttccaacccaaactattctatagTTCTATAACTGCAACTACAGCCTAGAGAAATCAAATAACCAATACAGGTTTTGAAGAGCTTCGTCTGGATGCCAGGAGGAGCCTGTGTGCAGGAGCTCAGGAGCCAGCACTGTGCAGCTGCCCAAATCCATGTGCTGCTCCTCAGAAAGCCAGGCTGTGCCAAGCTCTGACTGCAACTGGTTCCTTTGCTCCCTCATTTAGAACTAGCTCTGGTATGTCTACAGGGTATTATTTTTAGGCTGTGTCTATTTGTTGGAAAGGAAGTATCCAATTAGAGTTAAAAACCAGGAGATAGAATGGGATTGCTGACTACTTTATTATGATCCAGTAACTCAAGGAAGATATAAAAAGGGGGCAGAGGAAGTTGGATGTTAGTGTTTGCTTCAGTTACTTCCTAAACTCTGCTTTTTAGAGTGAATCTGAAATATGTCTTCATACTCTCCAtattttccagctgctgctggaaacatATTAGTCTGTGCTCTGCTGGTGTAGCTCTGAAGTGCTAAATCAATCTGTCTTCTTTTATTTACATGCTTTATTCCTGAGCTGTGTAATTGTGGGTTTTATTAACTTTGTGTTTTATGGCTCTAATACTTAAGAACAAGTCTATCTTTTATGTCACAGAAAGGAGGTTAATATACTTACAGATTCTCCAGCAATACATCTTGGGCAAGGCTGAGCAGTACCTCTGCTTCCACGGTTTTCAGAAACCTCATGAACAAAGACATATGCATAACAAGAAGAGGGCAATTACTTGCAATTGTATTatagaatgtattttaaacGTCTTCTTCTACAAAAATAAGGTGTTGTGGACGGTGTAAACATACCATTGAattctgctttgcctttgtAGCCCAAGGACCACAGTCAGAGGAGATTTTCTGTTTGGAATCCATCTCCATGGCATAACCAAGCAGATGAGTCTCAGCCTCATTGGGGATGGTTTCTAGCCACTTGCACGCTCGCTTCTGAAAGAGTCAAAAGCAATATGGACATGTCTTTGCAAGGAATAGGCCACTGAACCCCGGTTTGGGggattattattactattatttattgTTTATGACCAATAAGACTCTTGCATTTACTTGGTAGAACCCTAAGTTAGTAACAGACCCCAGACACTAGGCCAGAACTCCGCATCTTGCATTTAACACCATATCTTGTGCTGGCTGAGCAGGTCTCACTAAACATCTCTGTGCCTCACATTTAGAAACTGGAGATAAAATGCCACTGGGAAAAGAACATCATGTAGCATTAGTGCGTAATGTGGGAATGTGTTTATCAAAGGAgaggaacaggggaagttgTGTGAAATGACTAATTAAATCAAGGAAACGGAAGGAAAACCCTGGAGCCAAGTCAGACAGTTATGAAGACATATGCTGTAATGATTTTTGTATCTTTCTCTGTCTGTCACATTTTTACAGCTTTCCATTGCTATGTAATCCAttaataatcacagaatcccagactggtttaactgggaccttaaagctcatccagttccaacccctgccacaggcagggacactttcccactagagcagattgctccaagccccatccaacctggccttgaacactgccagacaTGGGGCATCACTTCATGCTCTTGAAGCTCTAAGATGAGCTGTTATCTAGTACTGAATGACATCTGGATGTCCCATGAACCAAAAGCATCCTTATCTGGAGCAAGGGCTGCCCTAAGCTGTCCTTCCCCATGTGCACAGCGACCCAGCACCAGCTTGGAGGTCCCAAGAAATGCTGCTTTACTGCTCTGTGAGAACCAGGTTGGGAACTGGCAAGGTTAAGATGCaatgggaatggctttaacctgcccgaggggagactgagctgagctcttaggcagaagctcttccctgtgagggtgctgaggcgctggcacagggtgcccagagaagctgtggccgccccatccctggcagtgctcaaggtcaggttggacacaggggcttggagcaagctgctccagtggaaggggtccctgcccggggcacgggttggagctggaggagctttcaggtccctttcaacccaaaccagtctgggattctatgaagtcTGAGGAAGACACCAACTGGGAACTGTAAGAAGGATATCCTTGGCCTGTGACTGCTATCCCATGCAAGCGGAGGAACTACGTAAATCCCAAGGGCTCCTTGAAATTCTAACAGCAAATTAACAGGAAATTTCAACCCTGACACAGACATTGCAGGGTCCAACTCTGAATTCCAGAGATACACTCGCCTTTGAGATACTTTTCTGATGCCTTTCTGAACAAACTTTGTTTAAGGAATAACAATATTCTATCTCTTTCACAAGCATCTGATTTCACAGGCACAAGATATGTTGTCACAGAACTAACAGACTACTGAAGCATGCAACTACATTTCAAATTTGAATATGTTATGCAAAACTAAAGTGGATCAATACAATAGGAACCTCAGCGGAAAACAGTTGAAACGAGAACACTACCAAGTGTTTGGATGGGAAATAAATCAAAAAGTGAAATATGTATTGTAGTAAGAAAGTGAATAATACAACAACGGAAAGTCTGAGAAGGTCCTCTAAAGACGGAGCAGCTTCCACTGGGAAAACATTCCTTTCTTGCTGAAAAACTCGTCCTTTATTAAAAGGTACAGCAGAGAAGTACAGCAGCATAACTAGGAAGATGCGTGAgatgaaggagaaaagggaaagaagtgaCTTCCTGCCATCCATTAGAAGAAATCTGGCTTATTAAAAATGAATCCAAGGTATTGTCTTTTGGGGGGGTTAAGATACTTGGCATCGGTGACAGGAATTCAGCATACAGAATAGATGGTGTCCCACTTCTCATGCCAATGCTGAGACAGTGTGTGGGTGTTTCTATCAGGAAGCTGGCTTCAGGGAAGGCTTCACTCCCTTGAATCCTTTCTTTTAGGAGATGAACAATCAATAcattgagcactgccagggatggggcagccacagcttctctgggcacccggTGCCAgcgtctcagcaccctcacagggaagagcttctgcctaagagctcagctcagtctcccctcgggcaggttcaagccattccccttggcctgtccctacaggcccttgtcccaagcccctctccaggtttcttgtagcccttttaaggcacagggagctgcactaaggtctccccttaagaagccttttcttctcccatgCATGAATGGTCGTGCTACATCCAGCTTGGAAATGCAGTTTAAGACAAGTAACAGCAAATTACATACTGCCCTAGGACAGGTAGAAAATGAGTCCTTCTGCCAAGAGGATATTCTGTaactttcttttccagcttggAAGTCCTGGAAAAACACATGTATTTTCATAGaataaattacagaatcatagaacgatttgggttggaaggaaccttaaagctcacccaattccaacccccctgctataggcagggacaccttccactataccAGGTTGCTGATGCCACTGATTTTCACTGATGCTGAAAGGATAAAGCCCTCacagatgctgcttttcagaaagagGGAAACTAAACTGCTGCAAAAACTAGCTGCATTGAAATAACTAACCTAAATGCAATGGAAAGTACTTTTAAGAAAGACTATCACTTGCTTTCTTTGATTTAGCTGTAAGATTTGAAAGATCTATAAATGTAGTATGTTCATCACATGCAATTTCTGGTTTGGCTGGCATATTCTTAGAAGCCAGGCTTGCTGCTGGTTTGTGTTCCATAAGCAGCTCCCCTGTAGGCATAAACCAGGTCTCGTGCAGCACAGATTCACTTGGTTGAGCTCTACTGGGTACCTTTACAGAAAGGCCAACAATTGCCATGTGTGGATGCTACCTGTTGTAGGGTCCAGCTCCCTGTGAAAGAGGTGCAGATGGAATGTGAGTCTGGGGGAACAGAAGGAATGCAAGGTCCATGCAGGTCTCTGTTCTGGGAAGCTTTGCTTCCATTCAAATCCAAACCAGAACATGCCATACAGATAGCTCTAGCCTTGAAAGTTACTATTTGGTATTTACCAGCCTCTAAATCCAAACGCCTCAAAAGCAGTAGGACATCAATGAGCTCTATCCTAAGGCAAGATTCAGAAATACGTGCAAATAACTACATCAAGgtacaaaaagcaaaaggaaaccaTATGTACAGATCTACAAcgtgcagcaggagctgagggaGAGCAGAAAAACCCGTGGGGAATCTTCCCCAGTTACAACAGCTACTAGCACAGACATTGCATGACAATGGCATCCAATAAAAGGAGGATTAAGATGTGGTTGTCTCCCCAAATCCAGGGCTCAGCCTGGCCCTGCTTGCTTCCTTCACCACAGCTTTCTCTGCAAAGCCCAGCTACAGCATTTGTAAGGACTGCAAGCCCCAGTCCCAGCACCTCCAAACCAAACAGGGCAGATGCccaaggagaagagcagcagatCTTCTAGCATTAGACCTAAAATGTGCAGGACTCCGTGACAGCTGGATGAGATAAAAAGCGCAGCACcttgcctctgctgtgctcGAGCTCATGCTGTTAGCTAAAATCAGCTGCCAGTTATTTAGCTAAGAAATCCCCACAGCACAGCGAGGAGGTACTCTAAGGTGGAGACATTGAGCAGGGTTAAGTGCAGATGTTTCATCTTGTGCCTGTGATAGAGTCAGGACTGCAGCAGTTTAAGTAAATGCATTAAGCTGTGATGACGCAGTTGTAATCCAGACCATAACAACTGCCCTATAGGATAAAACAAGCTCTAATGTCTTGTCCAGGCTACTCTACACAGTAAATGTACTCTAATGAATGTTctcttttaaaactgatttccaGAGCTTGACATATGTATTCCGCTGCCTACAGAGGTGGAGACAGTGATTGAGAGTCTCTGTCACAGAAGTTCCAGAAGAATTTCATCTGGTCTCCGGACAACTGGATTGTCAGTGCCTTTTTTAGGGGCAAAACTGCAATTCATGAACTGGAAGAAAGTTCGTATTTGCCTCTCCAACCtcaaaaaccaggaaaagagAGATTCCCTCTTTCCTGTTACCTTACCAGTCACAGTCCAAGTTCActgctcctcctctcctctaCAAACGGCATTTCTGTGGGGAGATGTCAGCCCCAAACTGCACAAGTTTTTGCTCATGTCACACACAAACAGGGATGCTCAAGTAGCAGTAGGGGAGAGTGTGAACACCAGGATATGGTTTTCTGGGAACTCGTCACCTTTCCAAAGTTAGCAGCTTGGCACTTACTAGGACGGAAGATGCTTACAAGGTGGTGGAGGAGAAACACCTTGTTGGAATGAATCCCATTGGAGAAACACACATGAGCTcagctgaaatggaaaaattatttcagaagccCAAAGTATGAATGCTCcacacagcagtgctgggaagcaCCTCCTGGAGCCAGGAGAGCCGGAGAGCCTGCGTCTGCAAACCAGAACCcctcctgtgtgctgggctgcacccacacagtgtgagcagcagctcagggaggggatcctgcccctctgctgtgctctggggagacccccctgcagccctgatccagctctggggcagcagcacaagagggacgtggagctgctggagagaggcaagaggaggccatggagatgctgcgagggctggagcagctctgctctggagccaggctgagagagctgggctggggcagcctggacaagagaaggctcctgaaggggagacctgagagcagctccagtgcctgaaggggctgcagggaacctggagaggggcttgggacaagggcctgtagggacaggccaaggggaatggcttgaacctgcccgaggggagactgagctgagctcttaggcagaagctcttccctgtgagggtgctgaggcgctggcacagggtgcccagagaagctgtggctgccccatccctggcagtgctcaaggccaggttggacacaggggcttggagcaagctgctccagcggaaggtgtccctgcccgtggcaggggttggaaccggatgagctttaaggtcccttccaacccaaaccaggctggggttctatgcAGTAGCATTTATGATGCCCCCAGGTGCCAGTATCAGCAGCAGTAACAGTAGGCCCGTTCAGTGAAACTCCCCTCCAGGCTCCCAGAGCACACGTGCACACTCCCGGTCCCCCCGCGGACCCCAGCCCCACGCTCTCCCgcagctccagctcccacaGCGGCACCAGTCCCGCCGGGGCCGCGCTCGCAGCGGCTGATGGAGGACAAGGGCCGCCCTCACCGGCGCCTCCCGCTGCGCTGCCCAGCacgggcccggccccgctcacGCCACCGCCGCCGCCACAGGGCAGAGGCCGCCGGGCAGCCCCGCTCCGGGCCAGCGGCCTCCCCGCCAGGCCGGCGCTGAGGTCGGGCCGGAAAGGCCGCTCCCGTCGCCGAGTTTGCGCCGGGCTCcgcgggcccggcccggcgcttCCGACCGCCGGTGCCCGCagggcggccccgccgccccctccCGCTGTGCACACGGTCGGAACTCACCCGCTCCGGCTCCCCCGGGTCCGGGTCGTGTGTGCGCAGCGCCCCGATCCGCCGCTCGCCCCGGGCGGGCAGCGGTAGCGCGGCCATGtcggcgggccgggccgggccgggccagcGAGATCCGCCGCTCcgcagccccgccgccgccccgggcAGTGCCGCCCAGCGGGGCGGAGCGAGGCCGCGCCTGGGCCGGCCCTGGCCGGTGACACGGGCAGTGCGGCGGCCGCTCCGCGTTCACTGCGCAGCGAGGAACAGCCACCGGCTTCCTCCGTT from Lathamus discolor isolate bLatDis1 chromosome 3, bLatDis1.hap1, whole genome shotgun sequence encodes the following:
- the C3H10orf143 gene encoding uncharacterized protein C10orf143 homolog; translated protein: MAALPLPARGERRIGALRTHDPDPGEPERKRACKWLETIPNEAETHLLGYAMEMDSKQKISSDCGPWATKAKQNSMVSENRGSRGTAQPCPRCIAGESGHFNHILSF